The following proteins are co-located in the Flavobacterium sp. CECT 9288 genome:
- the hutI gene encoding imidazolonepropionase, with translation MTTLIINIKELLQVRDSSVLKVSGADMAILPTIKNAYLVIENGLISDFGAMEELPQTTPNKTIDAAGKIVLPSWCDSHTHIVYAGNREQEFVDRINGMTYEEIANRGGGILNSAKKLNETSEEELYQQSKGRLEEVMQLGTGAVEIKSGYGLTVEGELKMLRVIQRLQQNYPVAIKATFLGAHAFPLEFKENHKGYIDLIINKMLPEIAKNKLADFIDVFCESGYFTVEETQQIMEAGIKFGLKPKIHVNQFNSIGGIQAGTQYNVLSVDHLEVMKPEDIEALKNTDVMPVALPSCSYFLSIPYTPAREMMRAGLPLALATDFNPGSTPSGNMNFVVATACIKMKMTPEEAINAATINGAYAMDLATTHGSITRGKVANLIITKPVSSYYQLPYAFGSNLIETVIIAGEIIS, from the coding sequence ATGACAACATTAATCATTAATATTAAAGAATTGCTACAGGTTCGAGATTCTTCCGTTTTGAAAGTTTCTGGTGCCGATATGGCTATTTTACCCACAATAAAAAATGCCTATCTTGTTATAGAAAACGGCCTGATATCTGATTTTGGCGCTATGGAAGAGTTGCCTCAAACAACACCTAATAAAACCATTGATGCAGCGGGAAAAATAGTTTTACCGTCTTGGTGTGACAGCCATACGCATATTGTGTATGCAGGAAACCGTGAACAAGAATTTGTTGACCGAATTAATGGCATGACATACGAAGAAATTGCAAATCGTGGTGGTGGAATCTTAAATTCGGCTAAAAAACTAAATGAAACCTCAGAAGAAGAACTCTATCAACAATCAAAAGGACGCCTTGAAGAAGTCATGCAATTAGGAACCGGAGCTGTTGAAATTAAATCAGGATACGGCTTAACCGTTGAAGGAGAGTTGAAAATGCTTCGAGTAATTCAGCGATTACAACAAAATTATCCTGTTGCAATCAAAGCTACTTTTCTAGGTGCACATGCATTTCCATTGGAATTCAAAGAAAATCACAAAGGTTATATTGATTTAATAATCAATAAAATGCTTCCTGAAATTGCAAAAAATAAACTAGCTGATTTCATTGATGTTTTTTGCGAATCAGGTTATTTTACTGTTGAAGAGACCCAACAAATTATGGAAGCCGGAATTAAATTTGGCTTAAAGCCAAAGATACATGTCAATCAATTCAATTCTATAGGCGGAATCCAAGCGGGAACGCAATACAATGTCCTTTCAGTTGATCATCTTGAAGTAATGAAACCAGAGGATATTGAAGCTTTAAAAAATACTGACGTTATGCCTGTAGCATTGCCTTCATGTTCGTATTTTTTGAGTATTCCGTATACACCTGCTCGCGAAATGATGCGTGCTGGACTTCCGCTTGCTCTTGCTACAGATTTTAATCCAGGATCTACACCATCGGGAAATATGAACTTTGTAGTTGCTACAGCCTGTATAAAAATGAAAATGACACCCGAAGAAGCTATCAACGCAGCCACAATAAACGGTGCATACGCCATGGATTTAGCTACCACGCATGGAAGCATTACAAGAGGCAAAGTCGCAAATTTAATTATTACAAAACCTGTTTCGTCCTATTATCAATTGCCATACGCTTTTGGCAGCAATCTTATAGAAACTGTTATAATTGCAGGAGAAATAATTTCATAA
- a CDS encoding glutaminyl-peptide cyclotransferase: MKKYNFLSVILLGIALNSCNETKNIQNSVFSIDNSKFKLQYTPNDALDINIINSNSKTIDSIVFYVNDKKIASNKGNTPFKLDFKDQKLGFQNVKAIVFFEGQNSEATTSVELVSNIQPKLLKYTIVNTYPHDNAAYTQGLEFYRDTLYEGTGNGAGNGTGIKGISSLRKTNYKTGEVYKKVELADQYFGEGITILNNKVYQLTWQNNEGYVYNADTFKKEKTMPYYKNMEGWGLVNDGTHLYMTDSSETIHILNPETFKPIDQIHVYSLNSKVEGVNELEWINGKIYGNVYQKDAIAVINPKNGAVEAIINLADLKKKITQLPDTDVLNGIAYNPKTKTIFVTGKNWDKMFEIKITE, from the coding sequence ATGAAAAAATATAACTTCCTATCTGTCATTTTATTAGGAATAGCTCTTAACAGTTGTAACGAAACAAAAAATATTCAAAATAGTGTATTTAGCATTGATAATTCTAAATTTAAACTGCAATACACCCCAAATGATGCTCTTGATATAAATATTATAAACAGCAATTCTAAAACAATTGATAGTATTGTATTTTATGTTAATGATAAAAAGATAGCGTCAAACAAAGGAAATACGCCTTTTAAATTAGATTTTAAAGACCAAAAATTAGGATTCCAAAACGTAAAGGCCATAGTGTTTTTCGAAGGACAAAATTCAGAAGCTACTACAAGCGTTGAATTAGTTTCTAATATTCAACCAAAATTATTAAAATATACCATTGTAAATACCTACCCGCACGACAATGCTGCTTATACACAAGGTTTAGAATTCTATAGAGATACGCTGTATGAAGGAACTGGAAATGGAGCTGGAAACGGAACAGGAATAAAAGGAATCTCTAGCTTAAGAAAAACAAATTATAAAACTGGAGAAGTGTATAAAAAAGTGGAATTAGCTGATCAATACTTTGGCGAAGGCATTACAATTCTTAATAATAAAGTATACCAATTAACATGGCAAAACAATGAAGGATACGTGTACAATGCGGATACTTTCAAAAAAGAAAAAACAATGCCATACTATAAAAATATGGAAGGCTGGGGATTAGTTAATGACGGTACCCATTTATACATGACTGATAGCTCAGAAACCATTCACATACTAAATCCTGAAACTTTTAAACCTATTGACCAAATTCATGTGTACTCTTTAAATTCTAAAGTAGAAGGCGTTAACGAACTCGAGTGGATCAACGGTAAAATCTACGGAAATGTGTATCAAAAAGACGCTATTGCAGTGATAAACCCCAAAAATGGAGCGGTTGAAGCTATCATTAATCTAGCGGACTTAAAGAAAAAAATAACTCAATTACCTGACACGGATGTCCTAAACGGAATTGCTTATAACCCTAAAACAAAAACCATTTTTGTTACAGGGAAAAATTGGGACAAAATGTTCGAAATTAAAATCACTGAATAA
- a CDS encoding SDR family oxidoreductase, with translation MSKVVLITGGSSGIGKSIGEFLQQKGFTVYGTSRNPERILDSVFPLVALDVRDVNSIRAAVAKVIETSGRLDVVINNAGVGITGPLEEIPMQEMKNNFETNFFGPIEVMKAVLPQMRSQKAGLIINITSIAGYMGLPYRGIYSASKGALELITESLRMEVKSFGVHITNVAPGDFATNIASGRFHAPVIQGSAYESAYGNTLKTMDEHVDSGSNPTEMAEAVYRIIQTPEPKIHYKVGVFMQKFSIVLKRILPDKIYEKILMNHYKL, from the coding sequence ATGAGTAAGGTAGTTTTAATAACCGGAGGTTCTTCAGGAATAGGGAAGTCTATTGGAGAGTTTTTGCAGCAGAAAGGTTTCACTGTTTATGGAACTAGTAGAAATCCAGAACGTATTCTAGATTCTGTTTTTCCTTTAGTAGCTTTGGATGTAAGGGATGTTAATTCTATTCGTGCGGCTGTGGCCAAAGTTATTGAAACCTCAGGAAGATTGGATGTTGTGATTAATAACGCTGGTGTGGGTATTACGGGACCATTGGAAGAAATTCCGATGCAAGAAATGAAGAATAATTTTGAGACTAATTTTTTTGGTCCTATTGAAGTCATGAAAGCTGTTTTGCCGCAGATGCGTTCTCAAAAAGCAGGTTTGATCATCAATATAACGTCAATTGCAGGATATATGGGATTACCTTATCGCGGGATTTACTCCGCTTCAAAAGGGGCACTTGAATTAATTACCGAATCCTTGCGAATGGAAGTAAAATCTTTTGGGGTACATATTACAAATGTGGCTCCGGGTGATTTTGCTACAAATATTGCTTCTGGTAGGTTTCATGCTCCAGTGATACAAGGATCTGCTTATGAGAGTGCATACGGGAATACCTTAAAAACAATGGATGAGCATGTAGATAGCGGTAGTAATCCAACTGAAATGGCCGAAGCGGTTTATAGAATAATACAAACCCCTGAACCAAAAATTCATTATAAAGTTGGGGTTTTTATGCAGAAATTCTCAATTGTATTAAAGAGAATTCTTCCTGATAAAATATATGAAAAAATATTGATGAACCATTATAAACTTTAG
- the fsa gene encoding fructose-6-phosphate aldolase — MKFFIDTANLAQIKEAQALGVLDGVTTNPSLMAKEGITGKNNILKHYVDICNLVDGDVSAEVNALDYEGMVKEGEELADLHDQIVVKLPMTKEGVMAAKYFSDKGIKTNVTLVFSAGQALLAAKAGATYVSPFIGRLDDVSTDGLALIEEIRLIYDNYGYETQILAASVRHTMHIVNCAKIGADVMTGPLSAIYGLLKHPLTDIGLAQFVADFEKGNK, encoded by the coding sequence ATGAAATTTTTTATTGACACGGCTAATTTAGCTCAGATTAAAGAGGCGCAAGCATTAGGCGTTTTGGATGGCGTAACTACAAATCCTTCCTTGATGGCCAAAGAGGGCATAACAGGAAAAAACAATATTTTAAAGCATTACGTGGATATTTGTAATCTAGTTGATGGTGATGTGAGTGCCGAAGTAAATGCTTTGGATTACGAAGGAATGGTGAAAGAAGGTGAAGAATTAGCAGATTTACACGATCAAATTGTGGTAAAATTACCCATGACGAAAGAGGGTGTAATGGCTGCTAAATATTTTTCGGATAAAGGAATTAAGACTAACGTAACTTTAGTATTCTCTGCGGGTCAAGCATTATTGGCTGCAAAAGCGGGTGCTACTTATGTTTCTCCGTTCATTGGTCGATTGGATGATGTATCTACAGACGGTTTGGCTTTGATTGAAGAAATCAGATTAATTTATGATAACTACGGGTATGAAACCCAAATTCTAGCTGCTTCTGTACGTCATACAATGCACATTGTGAACTGTGCAAAAATTGGTGCTGATGTGATGACAGGTCCTTTATCTGCTATTTATGGTTTGTTGAAACACCCATTGACTGATATAGGATTAGCGCAATTTGTGGCTGATTTCGAGAAAGGAAACAAATAG
- a CDS encoding MFS transporter: MNSENSKTNWGQFIPLVTVFFFWGFVAASNDILIPVFKTAFNLSQGESQLVAFAFYIAYTVGSLIYMGVSVVLKEDLVNKIGYKNGLSLGLLISALGTLLFYPAANTGSFTLMLAGLFIVGLGFSLQQTVANPLAIALGPISTGSQRLTLAGGINNFGTTIGPLIVSFAIFGSSANANTSASIESVKIPYLVLGVAFLLVAILLKFSSLPDKPALVEETEAHDGVPAKKSALQYPQLVMGMIAIFLYVGVEVSTASNLPAYMESKLGFLTKDVAPYISLYWASLMIGRWTGAVEAFTNDMSLQRILRFIAPYLAFGVFLGVNAIANHDLTPFYVYGLVILVLIAADMASKGNPARMLLIFSTLGIIATAIGMSTSGMISVYAFTSVGLFCSTLWPCIFTLAVSGLGKNTSQGSSFLIMMIMGGGFISVLQGKVAEGIGIQQSYIIGILCFAYLAFYAWKVSGILRAQGIDFDKKLSGGH, from the coding sequence ATGAATTCTGAAAATTCAAAAACCAATTGGGGGCAATTTATTCCTCTAGTAACCGTCTTCTTCTTTTGGGGATTTGTCGCTGCAAGTAATGACATTTTAATCCCAGTTTTTAAAACCGCATTTAATCTTTCTCAAGGCGAAAGTCAATTAGTAGCTTTTGCATTTTACATTGCATACACTGTTGGATCTTTAATATATATGGGGGTTTCAGTTGTACTTAAAGAAGATTTAGTGAATAAAATTGGCTATAAAAATGGTCTTTCATTGGGACTATTAATCTCAGCTTTAGGAACACTTCTATTTTATCCAGCTGCTAATACTGGATCATTTACTTTAATGCTTGCTGGGCTTTTCATTGTAGGTTTAGGCTTTTCTTTGCAGCAAACTGTTGCTAACCCACTTGCAATTGCCTTAGGCCCAATATCTACAGGTTCTCAGCGCCTAACATTAGCTGGAGGAATTAATAATTTTGGAACTACTATTGGTCCACTTATCGTTAGTTTTGCCATTTTTGGATCAAGTGCTAATGCCAATACAAGCGCAAGTATAGAAAGCGTCAAAATTCCTTATTTGGTTTTAGGTGTTGCATTTTTACTTGTTGCTATCCTTTTAAAATTTTCTTCATTGCCAGACAAACCAGCTTTAGTTGAAGAAACAGAAGCGCACGATGGTGTTCCTGCAAAAAAATCGGCTTTGCAATACCCTCAATTAGTAATGGGTATGATTGCAATTTTCTTGTATGTTGGCGTTGAAGTTTCTACTGCTAGTAATTTACCTGCTTACATGGAAAGTAAATTAGGATTCCTAACAAAAGATGTAGCTCCATATATATCACTGTATTGGGCTAGTTTAATGATTGGTCGTTGGACCGGTGCGGTAGAGGCGTTTACAAATGATATGAGTTTGCAAAGAATATTACGATTCATTGCTCCTTATTTAGCTTTCGGTGTGTTCTTAGGAGTTAATGCTATTGCAAATCATGATTTGACTCCATTTTATGTTTACGGATTAGTGATTTTGGTTCTAATTGCAGCTGATATGGCTAGTAAAGGAAATCCAGCCCGAATGTTATTAATATTTTCAACTTTAGGAATTATTGCCACAGCAATAGGAATGTCAACTAGCGGAATGATAAGTGTATATGCATTCACGAGTGTTGGATTATTTTGCAGTACATTATGGCCTTGTATTTTTACCCTAGCGGTAAGTGGACTTGGAAAAAACACTAGTCAAGGAAGTAGTTTCTTAATTATGATGATTATGGGTGGTGGTTTTATCAGTGTTTTACAAGGAAAAGTTGCTGAAGGAATTGGAATCCAACAAAGTTATATCATTGGTATTTTATGCTTTGCTTATCTAGCTTTTTATGCTTGGAAAGTAAGTGGAATTTTAAGAGCTCAAGGTATTGATTTTGATAAAAAACTTTCTGGAGGACACTAA
- a CDS encoding LytTR family DNA-binding domain-containing protein, translating to MKIKCVLIDDEPLAIKVLINYFQNFPEFEVIATFNNSIEALDFLNNNTTDALFLDINMPLMSGFELIQLYKNNSNTKIIITTAFREFAAESYDLDVLDYLVKPIPLPRFIKCISKITGEFQNRLATKQENHRVDPYIFIKVDKKMVKINIDEILFIEGMKEYIKVVTAEKTYITHKSLSSLTEELPEDRFIRIHKSYSIALDKVKTIEGNRIQIASYTIPIGRNYSKEVKSKILD from the coding sequence ATGAAGATTAAGTGTGTATTGATTGATGATGAACCATTGGCTATTAAAGTATTAATCAACTATTTCCAAAACTTTCCAGAATTTGAAGTTATAGCAACTTTTAATAATTCTATTGAAGCCTTAGATTTTTTGAATAACAACACAACAGATGCACTATTTTTAGATATAAATATGCCTCTCATGTCTGGTTTTGAGTTGATACAATTGTATAAAAATAATTCGAATACCAAGATTATTATCACAACCGCCTTCCGAGAATTTGCTGCTGAAAGCTATGATTTAGATGTTCTTGATTATCTAGTTAAACCTATCCCGCTGCCTCGATTTATAAAATGTATATCAAAAATAACTGGTGAATTTCAAAACCGATTAGCTACAAAACAAGAGAATCATCGTGTAGATCCGTATATTTTTATCAAAGTAGATAAAAAAATGGTAAAAATTAATATAGATGAAATTCTATTCATTGAAGGAATGAAAGAATACATCAAAGTAGTTACCGCCGAAAAAACCTATATTACACATAAATCACTTTCTTCTTTAACCGAGGAGCTTCCAGAAGATCGCTTCATTCGTATTCATAAATCTTACTCCATCGCTTTGGATAAAGTAAAAACAATCGAGGGAAATAGAATACAAATAGCTTCCTATACCATACCTATAGGCAGAAATTATAGTAAAGAAGTGAAAAGTAAAATTTTAGATTAA
- a CDS encoding sensor histidine kinase, with amino-acid sequence MDKIKDMQFEIKIQNHFWFWGLYFLLNFLRWGAYFNDYEYSFKSNLIEFALHIPLVYFNLFVLVPRFVLRSKYLHYTFALLTSLGCIYILKTGLTYYIISKNIWPEANRDYQPFEINHILAVCIGELYVLAMASSIYLTLTWLKERENNRTLRENQYKIKLEYLKTQIQPHFFFNTLNNLYALSLEDSKKVPDVIIKLSHLMEYVLYDIEGAKFAPLLKEFDYIQNYIEIEKLRFENATVFINLESNFDNIHVPPLLLISLIENAFKHGGINNKDLTIKINCKIINNKTLDFEIINNFVLSQNENSKNGIGLTNTKERLKLLFKDNYQLNHQIKFNFYIIRLQIPINNED; translated from the coding sequence ATGGATAAAATAAAAGATATGCAATTTGAAATCAAAATTCAAAATCATTTTTGGTTTTGGGGATTGTATTTTTTATTGAATTTTTTAAGATGGGGTGCCTACTTCAATGACTATGAATATTCATTTAAGTCAAATCTAATCGAATTTGCATTACACATACCTTTAGTCTATTTTAATTTATTTGTTTTAGTACCAAGATTTGTTTTAAGATCAAAATACCTTCATTATACATTTGCTCTATTAACTAGTTTAGGATGCATTTATATTTTAAAAACGGGATTAACCTATTATATTATTTCAAAAAACATTTGGCCTGAAGCCAATAGAGACTATCAGCCTTTTGAAATCAATCATATTCTTGCTGTTTGTATTGGTGAATTATATGTTCTAGCAATGGCGTCCTCAATCTACCTGACATTAACTTGGCTAAAAGAAAGAGAAAACAATAGAACTCTTAGAGAGAATCAATATAAGATAAAGCTTGAATACTTAAAAACACAAATCCAACCTCATTTTTTCTTTAATACCTTAAATAATCTTTATGCACTTTCCTTAGAAGACTCAAAAAAAGTGCCTGATGTAATTATAAAACTTTCCCATTTGATGGAATATGTTCTTTATGATATTGAAGGAGCCAAGTTTGCTCCATTACTAAAAGAATTTGACTACATACAGAATTACATTGAAATTGAAAAATTACGATTTGAAAATGCTACTGTTTTTATTAATCTAGAATCTAATTTTGACAATATACATGTTCCTCCTTTATTATTAATCTCATTGATAGAAAATGCGTTCAAACACGGCGGAATAAATAACAAGGACTTGACCATAAAGATTAACTGCAAAATCATCAACAATAAAACACTCGATTTTGAAATAATAAATAATTTTGTACTTTCACAAAATGAAAACTCTAAAAATGGGATTGGTCTAACTAATACTAAAGAACGATTAAAATTACTATTTAAAGACAATTATCAGTTAAACCATCAAATCAAATTTAATTTCTATATAATTCGTTTACAAATACCTATAAACAATGAAGATTAA
- a CDS encoding SusC/RagA family TonB-linked outer membrane protein — MKQILLIVMIIFASQLSFAQVKTLKGTVTDASGMPIPSANVQVQGESKGATTDFDGNFAIQVSVGKTLVVSYLGYETKSVVVGDADTIKIILNSGATTALTEVVVTSLGIKKTRKSLTYAAQELKGEELTRVKDANIINTIAGKIAGVAVTRSSGGTGGSTKVVIRGNSSVSNNQPLYVIDGIPLYNGSAGQPNNAFGDTAGGNRDGGDVVSLINPDDYEGMTVLKGAAASVLYGSQGANGVVLLSSKKAKQGKAQLKASSVSTFESAAYLPKFQNDYVAVAGGEETWGAKQKVNDHVKDFFETGSTQISSVNFTTASDVASTSLSYANTTGSGIIPGNGLKQNNFGFRQSGKLSDKLTVAANANYTTRTVNNRPVNGLYFNPLTGVYLMPRGNDFNEYKKNFEVFNPTRNMNVQNWMTNRDIMQNPFWGINRNKSEDTNQFFNGNLALDYKATDWLSIATRYSYNRVESGFTKEVFATTQGTLSHINGRYIDINNLSTQRYADLIATINTKFNDDFSFNANIGSSITNTLANKRTTLDSGIGGGLQIANWFTLGNFVNNALNLQTVDSRKEVQSVFAATTFGYKEMLFLDLAARNDWSSTLVNTDNTGFFYPSVGVTAILSEMVKMPEFVNYGKVRATYAQVGNDIFPFVTSPTYGFTIEGNKPATVAPQPGTSLRPELKSEIEIGTEWRMFDNRLGFELSYYNSNTKHQYLQVLAPPTNPLGVKYYGINAGSISNKGFEAVVTGKIIKGNKFSWDATVNYSKNINKVEEIPAELGGKVILTEAGVNNYRYVLQQGKPFGVIEGVNIKRDAQGKVLLNADGTIQKTEFEEVGNSNPDFMLGFSNSFKVGSFFANVLVDARFGGEVMSLTEATNDEFGVSKATGDARNAGGVAINAVYPNGNAYSGKYPAESYYKQVGGRAGATGEYVYDATNVSLREVSVGYTFNTKKIPFLQSASLSLIARNLGFIYKDAPFDPNISLSTGEGLQGIDVYGMPSTRSIGLNLNVTF, encoded by the coding sequence ATGAAACAAATTTTATTAATCGTTATGATTATTTTTGCTTCGCAACTTTCATTTGCGCAAGTAAAAACGCTCAAAGGAACGGTAACTGATGCCAGCGGTATGCCAATTCCTTCTGCAAATGTTCAAGTACAGGGAGAATCAAAAGGAGCAACCACTGATTTTGATGGTAATTTTGCTATCCAAGTAAGTGTGGGTAAAACTTTAGTAGTATCTTATTTAGGATACGAAACGAAATCGGTAGTAGTTGGTGATGCAGATACTATTAAAATAATATTAAACAGTGGTGCTACAACAGCATTAACCGAAGTTGTAGTAACTTCATTAGGGATTAAGAAAACAAGAAAATCTCTTACTTATGCTGCTCAAGAGTTAAAAGGTGAAGAGTTAACAAGAGTAAAAGACGCGAACATTATTAATACTATAGCAGGTAAAATTGCAGGTGTTGCTGTAACAAGAAGCTCTGGGGGTACTGGAGGATCTACTAAAGTAGTTATTCGTGGTAATTCTTCTGTAAGCAATAACCAGCCATTATATGTTATAGATGGTATTCCTTTATATAATGGATCAGCAGGACAACCAAACAATGCTTTTGGGGATACAGCTGGTGGAAACCGTGATGGAGGAGATGTAGTTTCTTTGATTAATCCAGATGATTATGAAGGAATGACTGTTTTGAAAGGTGCAGCAGCATCGGTTTTATATGGTTCGCAAGGGGCAAATGGCGTAGTATTATTGTCTTCTAAAAAAGCAAAACAAGGTAAAGCTCAATTAAAAGCTTCTTCTGTATCCACATTTGAATCAGCTGCTTACTTACCAAAATTCCAAAATGATTATGTTGCGGTTGCAGGTGGTGAAGAAACTTGGGGAGCAAAGCAAAAAGTAAATGATCACGTAAAAGATTTTTTTGAAACTGGAAGTACTCAAATTTCTTCAGTTAATTTCACAACAGCTTCTGATGTGGCATCTACTTCATTATCTTATGCAAATACAACAGGATCTGGGATTATTCCTGGAAATGGTTTGAAACAAAATAATTTTGGTTTCCGTCAATCAGGTAAATTATCGGATAAATTAACTGTTGCTGCAAATGCAAATTATACTACACGTACTGTAAATAATAGACCAGTAAATGGTTTGTACTTTAACCCATTGACGGGTGTATATTTAATGCCAAGAGGGAATGACTTTAACGAATATAAAAAGAATTTCGAAGTTTTTAACCCTACTAGAAATATGAATGTTCAAAATTGGATGACTAATAGAGATATTATGCAAAATCCTTTTTGGGGAATCAACAGAAACAAATCTGAAGATACGAATCAATTTTTTAATGGAAACTTAGCTTTAGATTATAAAGCAACAGATTGGTTATCTATTGCCACTAGATATAGTTATAATAGAGTTGAAAGTGGATTTACAAAAGAAGTTTTTGCTACTACTCAAGGTACATTATCTCATATAAATGGTAGATATATTGACATCAATAACTTGAGTACTCAACGTTATGCTGATTTAATCGCTACGATTAATACTAAATTTAATGATGATTTTAGTTTTAATGCTAATATCGGTTCAAGTATCACGAATACTTTGGCTAATAAAAGAACAACATTAGATTCTGGAATTGGTGGAGGTTTACAAATTGCGAACTGGTTTACTTTGGGTAATTTTGTAAATAACGCATTAAACTTACAAACTGTTGATTCAAGAAAAGAAGTTCAATCAGTTTTTGCAGCAACAACTTTTGGATACAAAGAGATGTTATTCTTAGACTTGGCAGCAAGAAATGACTGGTCTTCTACATTGGTTAATACTGACAACACAGGATTTTTCTACCCATCTGTTGGGGTAACAGCCATTCTTAGTGAAATGGTAAAAATGCCAGAATTTGTAAATTACGGTAAAGTGCGTGCTACTTATGCTCAAGTAGGTAATGATATTTTTCCATTCGTAACTTCTCCAACGTATGGTTTTACAATTGAAGGTAATAAGCCAGCTACAGTTGCTCCACAACCAGGAACTTCTTTGCGTCCTGAGTTAAAATCTGAGATTGAAATCGGTACAGAATGGAGAATGTTTGACAACCGTTTAGGATTTGAATTGTCTTACTATAATTCAAACACTAAACACCAATATTTACAAGTTTTAGCGCCACCAACAAATCCATTAGGAGTTAAATATTACGGAATTAATGCAGGAAGTATTTCTAACAAAGGTTTTGAAGCTGTAGTAACCGGTAAAATTATTAAAGGAAATAAATTCTCTTGGGATGCAACAGTAAATTATTCTAAAAATATAAATAAAGTAGAAGAAATTCCAGCAGAATTAGGAGGAAAAGTAATCTTGACAGAAGCTGGAGTAAATAACTACAGATATGTATTACAGCAAGGTAAACCATTTGGTGTTATTGAAGGAGTAAATATTAAGAGAGATGCACAAGGTAAAGTATTATTGAATGCTGACGGAACTATTCAAAAAACAGAATTTGAAGAAGTAGGAAACTCTAATCCAGATTTTATGTTAGGTTTTTCTAACTCATTCAAAGTAGGTTCGTTTTTTGCGAATGTATTAGTTGATGCAAGATTTGGTGGAGAAGTAATGAGCTTGACAGAAGCTACAAACGATGAGTTTGGTGTTTCGAAAGCAACTGGTGATGCAAGAAATGCAGGAGGTGTAGCTATTAATGCAGTTTATCCAAACGGAAATGCTTATTCAGGTAAATATCCTGCAGAAAGTTATTATAAACAAGTTGGTGGTAGAGCTGGAGCAACAGGAGAATATGTATATGATGCTACAAATGTAAGTTTAAGAGAGGTTTCTGTTGGATATACATTCAACACTAAAAAAATACCATTTTTACAATCAGCAAGCTTGTCTTTAATTGCTAGAAACTTAGGATTTATCTACAAAGATGCTCCTTTTGACCCAAACATTTCATTAAGTACTGGTGAAGGCTTACAAGGGATAGATGTTTATGGAATGCCATCTACAAGAAGTATCGGTCTTAACTTAAACGTAACTTTCTAA